The Hymenobacter oligotrophus genome has a window encoding:
- a CDS encoding geranylgeranylglycerol-phosphate geranylgeranyltransferase, producing the protein MPTPVSASLPQGVAARWRHLGRLVRLPNLLIMALCLTLTQTCLLFPQQPLQALLSERFLLLLLATLCVAAGGYIINDYYDVKIDAINRPGQLVVGHSVGRRAAMVAHLILSLEGVLVAVVLSRVVGVVTLGAALLLWGYSARFKRLPLVGNLSIGLLTAALVLLPELLQRTGSTAVWAYALAAFLLTVVREIVKDLEDMRGDAAHDCRTLPLVIGIARSKWVAGLFLASLGWLVTAAVGEGFVAGYWRLGLWLLGAVLGPMLMMAWQLPRADRKRHFAQLSLLCKLIMLAGVLSMLVLGR; encoded by the coding sequence ATGCCAACCCCCGTCAGTGCCTCGTTGCCCCAGGGCGTGGCTGCCCGCTGGCGCCACCTAGGGCGGTTGGTGCGTTTGCCCAACTTGCTGATCATGGCCTTGTGCCTGACGCTGACGCAAACGTGCCTGTTGTTTCCGCAGCAACCGTTGCAGGCCCTGCTCAGCGAGCGTTTTCTGCTGCTGCTGCTGGCCACCTTGTGCGTGGCGGCGGGCGGCTACATCATCAACGATTACTACGACGTCAAGATCGACGCTATCAACCGGCCAGGGCAGTTGGTGGTAGGCCACAGCGTAGGCCGCCGCGCCGCCATGGTGGCCCACCTTATTTTGTCGCTGGAGGGGGTATTGGTGGCGGTCGTGCTAAGCCGCGTGGTGGGCGTGGTAACCCTGGGGGCAGCGCTGTTGCTCTGGGGCTACTCGGCGCGGTTTAAGCGGCTGCCGCTAGTGGGCAACCTCAGCATTGGCTTGCTAACGGCGGCCCTGGTGCTGCTGCCCGAGCTGTTGCAGCGCACCGGCAGCACGGCCGTGTGGGCCTACGCGCTGGCAGCTTTTTTGCTAACGGTGGTGCGCGAAATAGTAAAAGACCTGGAGGATATGCGCGGCGATGCCGCCCACGATTGCCGCACATTGCCCCTGGTAATAGGCATTGCCCGCAGCAAATGGGTGGCTGGGCTGTTTCTGGCTAGCCTCGGGTGGCTGGTAACGGCCGCCGTGGGGGAGGGGTTCGTGGCCGGGTACTGGCGCCTGGGGCTGTGGCTGCTAGGTGCCGTGCTGGGCCCCATGCTGATGATGGCCTGGCAGCTACCTCGGGCCGACCGAAAACGACACTTTGCCCAGCTGAGCTTGCTCTGCAAGCTTATCATGTTGGCGGGCGTCCTCTCGATGCTGGTGCTAGGGCGGTAG
- a CDS encoding BamA/TamA family outer membrane protein, with amino-acid sequence MLLRLCFVCGLCFAAVTAAQAQTPDSTAAAPAAPAATQPPKDPHDKPNFVPAPVVFYEPETGFAVGATFLPTWRHGRDTTVRKSNGRIGGWYSQKKQLNLQLSHTIFTRQERYLVMGDILFFDYPIYFYGIGNDTEERNESEISYKLLIVQQRGLRRFWPFWFAGATYRFTDTRSIKADKPTVNDGDTPNLLLGLTERERQPTRISGLGPTVIHDSRDNILSSFTGNYLELQALFNAKGLGSDYNFTRYLVDARHYQPLFGSTNTIWASQVIGQFHNGSVPFRELANLGGISLLRGIYEGRFRDRQLVAAQTEIRQHLFWRINGAVFAGVGQVAPHVNDFGFGRFNVAGGAGIRFQFNRRDRINVRFDYGVGTGGNSGLYFGVNEAF; translated from the coding sequence ATGCTACTCCGGCTTTGCTTCGTGTGCGGGTTGTGCTTTGCGGCCGTTACGGCGGCCCAAGCCCAAACCCCCGACTCTACCGCCGCCGCTCCGGCGGCGCCCGCTGCTACGCAGCCCCCCAAAGACCCACACGACAAGCCCAACTTTGTGCCGGCGCCCGTGGTGTTCTACGAACCCGAAACCGGGTTTGCGGTAGGCGCCACCTTTTTGCCCACGTGGCGCCACGGCCGCGATACCACGGTGCGCAAATCCAACGGGCGCATTGGCGGGTGGTACTCGCAAAAAAAGCAGCTGAACCTGCAGCTTTCGCACACCATCTTCACGCGGCAGGAGCGCTACCTCGTGATGGGCGACATCCTGTTTTTCGATTATCCCATCTACTTCTACGGCATCGGCAACGACACCGAGGAGCGCAACGAAAGCGAGATTTCCTACAAGCTGCTGATTGTGCAGCAGCGCGGGCTCCGGCGCTTCTGGCCCTTTTGGTTTGCCGGTGCTACCTACCGCTTCACCGATACGCGCAGCATCAAGGCCGACAAGCCCACCGTAAACGACGGCGACACGCCCAACCTGCTGCTGGGCCTGACGGAGCGCGAACGGCAGCCCACCCGTATTTCGGGTCTGGGGCCCACCGTCATTCACGACAGCCGCGACAACATTCTGAGCTCCTTTACGGGCAACTACCTCGAGCTGCAGGCCTTGTTCAACGCCAAAGGCTTGGGCAGCGACTACAACTTTACGCGCTACCTGGTTGATGCCCGCCACTACCAACCGCTTTTCGGCAGCACCAATACCATTTGGGCCTCGCAGGTTATCGGGCAGTTCCACAACGGCTCCGTTCCGTTTCGGGAGCTGGCCAACCTAGGCGGCATTAGCTTGCTGCGCGGCATTTACGAGGGCCGTTTCCGCGACCGGCAATTGGTGGCGGCCCAAACCGAAATCCGGCAGCACTTGTTCTGGCGCATCAACGGGGCCGTGTTTGCCGGCGTGGGCCAAGTAGCGCCCCACGTCAACGACTTTGGGTTCGGGCGCTTCAACGTGGCCGGCGGAGCAGGCATCCGCTTCCAGTTCAACCGCCGCGACCGAATCAACGTGCGCTTTGATTACGGCGTGGGCACGGGCGGCAACAGCGGGCTTTATTTCGGCGTGAACGAAGCCTTCTGA
- a CDS encoding BamA/TamA family outer membrane protein, which produces MRSRLLLLALGLLPLAARTAQAQTLPPPPAADEPAAGPTAAAPRPERRVKVAALPIVFSQPETGIAYGAAVLPVWRFGTDTATRSSTARLLGYYTQKKQSSASLTYTIFTAGEKWALSGEVFYFNLPIYYYGIGNDTRKAEKSDISYKLVIATQRVLRNLRPHVFAGLSYRLTDMHHIRIDDPLTDDASRPNLLLERSARERETTLTSGVGPTFLYDNRDNILSAWRGNYLEATSLFMGRYLGSDYGFTRLSVDARHFRPLRQGSTNTILAGQVLGQFHTGQVPFRELANLGGERMMRGIYEGRFRDRQMLAAQLELRQKLFWRLGGVVFGAAGQVHNQLSQFRLNDFNVAGGAGLRIAVNRKDRLAIRIDYAVGSGQSSGLYFAFNEAF; this is translated from the coding sequence ATGCGTAGCCGCTTACTACTGCTGGCGCTGGGCCTGCTGCCGCTTGCCGCCCGTACCGCCCAAGCCCAAACCCTGCCGCCCCCGCCTGCCGCCGACGAGCCCGCCGCGGGGCCAACCGCCGCGGCCCCGCGCCCGGAGCGGCGCGTGAAGGTGGCGGCGCTGCCCATCGTGTTTTCGCAGCCCGAAACCGGCATTGCCTACGGCGCGGCGGTGCTGCCGGTGTGGCGCTTCGGTACCGATACGGCCACGCGCAGCTCCACGGCCCGCTTGCTGGGCTACTATACCCAGAAAAAGCAGTCGAGCGCCTCGCTCACCTACACCATTTTTACGGCTGGCGAAAAGTGGGCGCTGAGTGGCGAGGTGTTCTATTTCAACCTGCCTATTTACTACTACGGCATCGGCAACGACACCCGCAAAGCCGAGAAGAGCGACATTTCCTACAAGCTCGTCATTGCCACGCAGCGCGTGCTCAGAAACCTGCGCCCGCACGTGTTTGCCGGCCTCAGCTACCGGCTCACCGACATGCACCACATCCGCATCGACGACCCGCTGACCGACGACGCCTCGCGCCCCAACCTACTGCTCGAGCGCAGTGCCCGCGAGCGTGAAACCACCCTGACCTCGGGCGTAGGCCCCACGTTTCTGTACGACAACCGCGACAACATCCTGAGTGCTTGGCGCGGCAACTACCTCGAGGCCACCTCGCTGTTCATGGGCCGCTACCTCGGCAGCGACTACGGTTTCACGCGCTTGTCGGTGGATGCGCGGCATTTCCGGCCGCTGCGCCAAGGCAGCACCAACACTATTTTGGCGGGGCAAGTGCTGGGGCAGTTTCATACGGGGCAGGTGCCTTTTCGGGAGCTGGCCAACCTAGGCGGCGAACGAATGATGCGCGGCATTTACGAAGGCCGTTTCCGCGACCGGCAAATGCTCGCGGCCCAGCTCGAGCTGCGCCAGAAGTTGTTTTGGCGCCTAGGTGGTGTGGTGTTCGGGGCGGCCGGGCAGGTGCACAACCAGCTCAGCCAATTTCGCCTCAACGACTTCAACGTGGCCGGCGGGGCGGGTTTGCGCATCGCCGTCAACCGCAAAGACCGCCTGGCCATTCGCATCGATTACGCCGTGGGCTCGGGGCAGTCGAGCGGGTTGTACTTCGCTTTCAACGAAGCGTTTTAG
- a CDS encoding cold-shock protein — MKTGTVKFFNESKGYGFITEDATKEDFFVHITGLNGLQIQQHDRVEFDTREGRKGINAVNVKKV, encoded by the coding sequence ATGAAAACAGGAACCGTCAAATTCTTTAATGAGTCGAAGGGCTACGGCTTCATTACGGAAGATGCCACCAAGGAAGATTTCTTCGTGCACATCACTGGCCTGAATGGGCTGCAAATTCAGCAGCACGACCGCGTGGAGTTTGATACCCGCGAAGGCCGTAAGGGTATCAACGCAGTTAATGTGAAGAAGGTATAG
- a CDS encoding KdsC family phosphatase → MLDFSAVEAFVFDVDGVLTDGTLLALSTGEQVRSFHIRDGFAIRHALRQGYRVVIISGRQEEGVRKRLESLDVTEIYLGVDDKLKVFGACGLEPGRVAYMGDDVPDLEVMRRCHIAACPADAAADVIEISQYIAKLPGGHGAARELIENVMKAQGKW, encoded by the coding sequence ATGCTCGATTTTTCGGCCGTCGAGGCCTTCGTGTTCGATGTCGACGGCGTACTGACCGACGGCACCTTGCTGGCCCTGAGCACGGGCGAACAAGTGCGCAGCTTCCACATCCGCGACGGGTTTGCCATTCGGCACGCCTTGCGCCAGGGCTACCGGGTCGTTATCATTTCGGGCCGCCAAGAGGAAGGCGTGCGCAAGCGCCTGGAGTCGCTCGATGTGACGGAGATTTACCTGGGCGTCGACGACAAGCTGAAAGTGTTTGGCGCGTGCGGCCTCGAGCCGGGCCGCGTGGCCTACATGGGCGACGACGTGCCCGACCTGGAGGTGATGCGCCGCTGCCACATTGCCGCGTGCCCCGCCGACGCCGCAGCCGACGTCATCGAAATCAGCCAGTACATTGCCAAACTGCCTGGCGGCCACGGCGCTGCGCGCGAATTGATCGAAAATGTGATGAAAGCGCAAGGCAAATGGTAG